In one Granulicella cerasi genomic region, the following are encoded:
- a CDS encoding FtsB family cell division protein, with protein sequence MSVKQASRTKLRVAAWMEAAREHAESWRRRGATVAVGTLAVFMAYGVIFGHNGVTAFAHKMSEERDLHGQMDRLQKENDRLREHVDRLQNDPGAIEHQAREELHYTRQGEVIYTLPPKSADTKPVPLPEQK encoded by the coding sequence ATGAGCGTGAAGCAAGCATCCCGGACCAAGCTGCGTGTAGCGGCATGGATGGAGGCTGCCCGCGAACATGCGGAGTCCTGGCGTCGGCGTGGGGCTACGGTCGCCGTAGGAACGCTGGCGGTCTTCATGGCTTACGGTGTGATCTTCGGGCACAACGGAGTGACTGCATTCGCGCACAAGATGTCGGAAGAGCGCGACCTGCATGGACAGATGGACCGCTTGCAGAAGGAAAATGATCGCCTGCGTGAGCATGTGGATCGCTTGCAGAACGATCCAGGCGCGATTGAACATCAGGCGCGCGAAGAACTTCATTACACGCGTCAGGGAGAAGTGATCTACACGCTTCCTCCGAAGAGCGCGGACACGAAGCCGGTTCCGCTGCCCGAGCAAAAGTAA
- a CDS encoding ZIP family metal transporter, whose translation MSRVLVEGVVAIAAVQGVAALAVFSARAQETRLRRWLPHVVGVAVGVLLATALAHLLPESLEQLHNSRWVWVVLVGTMALLFGFERVFHAVSGVRPEPAPSLADQECEEIHHHAHGSSRPVTLLLGAVTHSFVDGASVAAAFVVDFRLGWVTAIAVGLHEVPHRLGDFALLLHMDVPRRRASWLAVLAGMSGLVGWGLAAWLGAANPAVIAWLLPISAGSFLYISLVDLLPELMSERRPRAMAWQIFWIFVGVALGVGLTRLPGA comes from the coding sequence TTGAGCAGGGTATTGGTTGAGGGCGTGGTAGCGATAGCGGCGGTGCAGGGTGTAGCTGCGCTCGCGGTGTTTTCTGCGCGCGCACAGGAGACGCGCCTGCGGCGCTGGTTGCCGCATGTTGTCGGCGTCGCCGTGGGAGTATTGCTGGCGACTGCGCTGGCGCATCTGTTGCCGGAGTCTCTGGAGCAACTGCATAACAGCCGTTGGGTGTGGGTGGTGCTGGTCGGCACTATGGCGCTGCTCTTTGGCTTTGAGCGCGTGTTCCATGCGGTGAGCGGTGTTCGCCCTGAACCTGCGCCCAGTCTCGCGGACCAGGAGTGCGAGGAGATTCATCACCATGCGCACGGCTCGTCGCGCCCCGTGACCTTGCTGCTCGGAGCGGTCACCCACAGCTTTGTGGATGGTGCGAGCGTAGCTGCGGCTTTTGTAGTGGACTTCCGACTCGGTTGGGTGACGGCGATCGCCGTCGGCCTGCATGAGGTTCCGCATCGACTCGGAGACTTTGCGCTGCTGCTGCATATGGATGTCCCGCGCCGCCGTGCTTCATGGCTGGCTGTGCTTGCAGGAATGTCGGGTCTGGTGGGCTGGGGACTTGCCGCATGGCTCGGCGCGGCGAACCCTGCCGTGATCGCGTGGCTGCTGCCCATCAGCGCCGGAAGCTTCCTCTACATCTCGCTGGTAGACCTGCTGCCGGAACTGATGAGTGAGCGGAGGCCGCGCGCGATGGCCTGGCAAATCTTCTGGATTTTCGTTGGAGTCGCTCTCGGGGTAGGATTGACGCGATTGCCAGGAGCGTAA
- a CDS encoding ROK family protein — MRIGVDLGGTKVEALAMDNSGAELQRIRMSTPKGDYPGTVAAIAGLVTQLESATGERGTVGVGIPGTIVRSTGLVKNANSTWLNGQPLERDLSVALDREVRCANDANCFAISEATDGAAAGYEVVFGVIIGTGCGGGIAINGKIGAGPNGIRGEWGHVPLPWITKDEFPGPACYCGNHGCLETWISGTGFEADFRRVTGKDWRGHEIVAAAQRGEHDAQAALDRLEDRMARALAMLANIVDPDAIVLGGGLSKLDFLYSGNLQRRIAELTFGRGCEAPVLRNLHGDSSGVRGAAWLWPLEK, encoded by the coding sequence ATGCGAATTGGTGTAGATCTGGGCGGCACAAAGGTTGAAGCCCTTGCAATGGACAATAGTGGCGCGGAGTTGCAGCGCATTCGTATGTCAACGCCGAAGGGCGATTACCCCGGTACGGTCGCGGCCATCGCGGGTCTGGTCACGCAGCTCGAGAGCGCTACTGGCGAACGCGGAACCGTTGGCGTAGGCATTCCGGGAACGATTGTTCGCTCCACCGGGCTGGTGAAGAACGCAAACTCGACATGGCTGAACGGGCAGCCGTTGGAGCGCGACCTTAGCGTGGCGCTCGACCGCGAGGTGCGTTGTGCGAACGACGCGAACTGCTTTGCGATCTCTGAGGCTACTGATGGTGCCGCCGCCGGCTACGAAGTTGTATTCGGCGTGATCATCGGCACAGGCTGCGGCGGCGGTATCGCGATCAATGGCAAGATTGGCGCGGGGCCGAACGGCATTCGCGGCGAATGGGGCCATGTGCCGTTGCCGTGGATCACGAAGGACGAGTTCCCAGGACCAGCGTGCTACTGCGGCAACCATGGATGTCTGGAGACTTGGATCTCGGGCACCGGTTTTGAAGCGGATTTTCGTCGGGTAACGGGCAAGGATTGGCGTGGGCACGAGATCGTCGCTGCGGCACAACGCGGCGAGCATGACGCTCAAGCGGCGCTGGATCGGTTGGAAGATCGCATGGCCCGAGCGCTGGCGATGCTGGCGAATATTGTCGATCCGGATGCGATTGTGCTCGGCGGTGGTCTTTCCAAGCTGGATTTTCTGTACTCTGGCAATCTACAGCGCCGCATCGCGGAGCTTACGTTTGGCAGGGGTTGTGAAGCGCCCGTTCTGCGGAATCTGCATGGCGATTCGAGCGGCGTACGCGGCGCGGCATGGTTGTGGCCTCTGGAAAAGTGA
- a CDS encoding DinB family protein translates to MAKVKAAVKKPDAKSETQRAAEPKSRMGVELRKQLLALLDGGQAHATFDDAVKGFPPSLQGELTENLPYSGWQLLEHLRIAQRDILDFSRNQDGSYKALNWPDDYWPKEAEPPSAAAWNKTVVQIREDRKAFEQLIREASDDELIAPFPWGDGQNLLRQTLLIADHTAYHVGEMVVLRRLFGQWKK, encoded by the coding sequence ATGGCGAAAGTGAAGGCGGCGGTGAAGAAGCCCGACGCGAAATCAGAGACGCAACGCGCGGCAGAGCCGAAGTCGCGCATGGGAGTCGAGCTGCGTAAGCAGCTTCTTGCGCTGTTGGATGGCGGACAGGCGCACGCGACATTCGACGATGCGGTGAAGGGCTTTCCGCCATCGCTGCAGGGCGAGCTTACGGAGAACCTGCCGTACTCTGGCTGGCAACTGCTGGAGCATCTGCGCATCGCTCAGCGCGACATTCTCGACTTCAGCCGGAACCAGGATGGCAGCTATAAGGCTCTGAACTGGCCGGACGACTACTGGCCGAAGGAAGCGGAACCACCTTCAGCGGCGGCCTGGAACAAGACCGTCGTGCAGATCCGCGAAGACCGCAAGGCGTTCGAGCAGTTGATCCGCGAGGCGAGCGACGACGAGTTGATCGCTCCGTTCCCTTGGGGAGATGGGCAGAATCTGCTGCGGCAGACTCTGCTGATCGCCGACCACACGGCCTATCATGTGGGCGAGATGGTGGTACTGCGACGACTCTTCGGACAGTGGAAGAAATAA
- a CDS encoding quinone oxidoreductase family protein — protein MKAAIVTGPGATPIFGEFAVPTADAGEQLITVRASALSNLTRGRAAGSHYSSDNAYPAVPGTDGVGITASGQRVYFALPRAPFGAMAEQSVVPLAHCIAIPDSLDDITAAAIANPGMSVAAALLERANLIAGETVLINGATGVSGKLAVQLARHFGAGNVIATGRNAAQLELLKPLGADVVIPFTLDGSDPLGARRFEQQLIDTFASGIDIVVDYLWGQSALSIMTAVVKGVDDARPARFIQVGSAGGEDSILLPAAGLRSSSLVLMGSGLKSVPFPALLRSVQRTFDAVAPANLQIDAKPVPLADVEATWNAGGRERIVFTI, from the coding sequence ATGAAAGCAGCCATCGTTACCGGCCCCGGAGCAACACCCATCTTCGGCGAATTCGCCGTCCCCACCGCGGATGCAGGCGAGCAGCTCATCACTGTGCGCGCTTCTGCCCTCAGCAACCTCACCCGCGGACGCGCTGCCGGATCCCACTACAGCTCCGATAACGCTTACCCTGCGGTGCCCGGAACGGATGGCGTCGGCATCACCGCGTCTGGTCAGCGGGTTTACTTTGCTCTGCCGCGTGCGCCCTTCGGAGCCATGGCCGAGCAGAGCGTTGTCCCCCTCGCACATTGCATCGCCATCCCCGACAGTCTCGACGACATCACAGCAGCGGCTATCGCCAACCCCGGCATGAGCGTCGCCGCCGCACTGCTCGAGCGCGCCAACCTCATCGCAGGCGAGACCGTATTGATCAACGGCGCCACCGGCGTCTCGGGCAAGCTCGCCGTGCAACTCGCCAGGCACTTCGGCGCAGGAAACGTCATCGCTACCGGTCGCAACGCAGCTCAACTGGAGCTCTTGAAGCCTCTTGGCGCCGACGTCGTCATCCCCTTCACGCTCGACGGCTCAGACCCACTCGGTGCCAGGCGCTTCGAGCAGCAACTCATCGACACCTTCGCGTCCGGCATCGATATCGTCGTGGATTATCTCTGGGGACAAAGTGCGCTCAGCATCATGACCGCAGTCGTCAAGGGAGTCGACGACGCACGTCCTGCTCGCTTCATTCAGGTCGGTTCAGCAGGAGGCGAAGACAGCATCCTGTTGCCGGCAGCAGGCTTGCGTTCTTCATCGCTGGTGCTCATGGGCAGCGGCTTGAAGAGCGTTCCGTTCCCCGCACTGCTGCGCTCTGTGCAACGGACCTTCGATGCGGTAGCGCCAGCGAATCTGCAGATCGATGCCAAGCCTGTCCCGCTCGCGGATGTAGAAGCGACGTGGAACGCTGGAGGTCGCGAACGTATCGTCTTCACGATCTAA
- a CDS encoding TetR/AcrR family transcriptional regulator C-terminal domain-containing protein: protein MNREILTRTALRLLNEVGLEQLTLRRLGKECQVQAAAMYWHFPNKEALIDEMATLLLAEAGPEMLPKRASASWNVWMTHFGEGLRGALLRCRDGGRMVVGTRLRNTDFIRLSESLAKTLVDAGFTLRQAIVLMSTVYHYTLSLVIEEQAVFPVPGELSAAYDLEARSAALAEAGLPLMKQAGSVLFERFDRRYREGLALILAGAEMQLQKRNG from the coding sequence GTGAACCGGGAAATTTTGACGCGAACTGCGCTGCGTCTGCTGAACGAAGTAGGACTCGAGCAGTTGACGCTGCGGCGGCTTGGGAAAGAGTGTCAGGTGCAGGCGGCGGCGATGTACTGGCATTTCCCGAACAAAGAGGCGTTGATTGACGAGATGGCGACGCTGCTGCTTGCGGAGGCTGGCCCGGAAATGCTGCCGAAACGCGCTTCGGCTTCATGGAACGTCTGGATGACGCACTTCGGCGAGGGCTTGCGTGGGGCGCTGTTGCGCTGCCGCGATGGAGGTCGCATGGTAGTCGGCACGCGCCTGCGAAACACCGACTTCATCCGGTTGTCGGAGTCGCTTGCGAAGACGCTGGTAGACGCCGGATTTACCTTGCGGCAAGCGATCGTGCTGATGAGCACGGTGTATCACTACACGCTGAGTCTGGTGATCGAGGAGCAAGCGGTGTTCCCGGTGCCGGGCGAGCTATCGGCGGCCTATGATCTTGAGGCTCGCAGCGCAGCGTTGGCGGAGGCTGGACTGCCGCTGATGAAGCAGGCGGGGAGCGTGTTGTTTGAACGCTTCGACCGCCGCTATCGCGAGGGGCTGGCCTTGATTCTGGCGGGTGCAGAGATGCAGCTGCAGAAGCGCAACGGTTAG
- a CDS encoding HAD family hydrolase has product MAASALRLLVFDLDGTLIDSSLDLCNSINATLEHVGKPALPNATIASYIGDGAAMLVRRALGDPGDADSLEPSNDALFRTAFSFFLTYYRTHKLDNTYVYPGVHDALALMREQHPDVLMAVLTNKPVGPSRAICDALGLSPFFFQNYGGDSFATKKPDPEGLQMIFAEARAIFPGLTLDEVVMIGDSDVDVLTARRAGVRSLGCSYGLAPHAMAAAEPDHIVAHASEWPEALGLL; this is encoded by the coding sequence ATGGCTGCCTCTGCTCTGCGTCTTCTCGTTTTCGACCTCGACGGCACACTGATCGACTCTTCGCTCGACCTCTGCAACTCCATCAACGCCACGCTCGAGCATGTGGGCAAGCCCGCGTTGCCCAATGCCACCATCGCCAGCTACATCGGCGACGGCGCTGCCATGCTCGTTCGTCGCGCGCTCGGAGATCCCGGCGACGCTGACTCCCTTGAGCCGAGCAACGATGCCCTCTTCCGCACAGCGTTCAGCTTCTTCCTCACCTACTACCGCACTCACAAGCTCGACAATACCTACGTGTATCCCGGTGTCCACGACGCTCTGGCACTCATGCGCGAGCAGCATCCCGACGTACTGATGGCTGTCCTGACGAACAAGCCCGTCGGCCCCTCGCGCGCCATCTGCGACGCACTCGGACTCTCACCGTTCTTCTTTCAAAATTACGGCGGCGACAGCTTCGCCACGAAGAAGCCAGATCCCGAGGGCTTGCAGATGATCTTCGCCGAGGCTCGAGCGATCTTCCCGGGACTCACTCTCGACGAAGTCGTCATGATCGGTGATTCGGACGTCGACGTGCTCACCGCCAGGCGGGCAGGCGTTCGATCGCTCGGCTGCAGCTATGGGTTGGCCCCGCACGCCATGGCAGCCGCAGAACCTGATCACATCGTTGCGCACGCCAGCGAATGGCCGGAAGCTCTAGGACTCCTCTAA
- a CDS encoding YybH family protein produces MRLLCVTLAAAITPGIAPAQQSKDSIEVPSSLRQHFVAGTNARSTEALLPLFTQDASWTDAKGQTVSGKSSLQALFTSTFDHLRPQLSLTVISNYSEGTPKQATSIREDGSYDETIFDLKTSVSHHECGHYRFVYTPNPEGGWLIGSATWTTGTCPAPKP; encoded by the coding sequence ATGCGCCTTCTTTGCGTTACTCTCGCCGCCGCCATCACGCCAGGCATCGCCCCGGCGCAGCAGTCCAAAGACTCGATTGAAGTGCCGAGCTCGCTACGACAGCACTTCGTTGCTGGTACGAATGCGCGCAGTACCGAAGCGCTGCTTCCTCTCTTCACCCAGGACGCGAGCTGGACTGACGCGAAGGGCCAGACGGTCTCCGGTAAGTCATCGCTACAAGCGCTCTTCACCTCCACCTTCGACCACCTCCGCCCGCAACTGAGTCTTACGGTTATCTCAAACTACAGCGAAGGCACGCCCAAGCAGGCCACCTCGATCCGCGAAGACGGCAGCTACGACGAAACGATTTTCGACCTGAAGACCAGCGTGTCCCACCATGAGTGCGGACACTACCGCTTTGTCTACACGCCGAACCCCGAAGGTGGCTGGCTCATCGGCTCCGCCACCTGGACCACAGGAACCTGTCCCGCGCCGAAGCCATAG
- a CDS encoding DUF4097 family beta strand repeat-containing protein — protein MKQHLLLAALSLGLTATAAHADDTFRRTLSASAQPDVYVSTGSGNIRITPTDDASVEVVGHVHAGWGAHGDVRQRIAQIVANPPITQSGNAVHIGESEDRERYNNISIDYELRVPRNSALNLRSGSGDIESNGGVGRFIAASSGSGNIRAHQIHGAAQLEAGSGDIELEETAPGNVKARSGSGNIRIHGYSGSLDLRAGSGEIEADGHLEGASSASSGSGNIRLHVGGNAQFRLEAATGSGSIRAHMPGVDQNGDDGNRHHLTATVNSGSAPLSLRTGSGDIEVTP, from the coding sequence ATGAAACAGCACCTGCTGCTCGCCGCTCTTTCCCTAGGTCTCACGGCCACCGCCGCACACGCCGACGACACCTTCCGCCGCACGCTCTCCGCTTCGGCGCAGCCCGACGTTTACGTCTCCACCGGTTCTGGCAACATCCGCATCACCCCCACCGATGACGCCTCCGTTGAAGTCGTGGGTCACGTCCATGCCGGCTGGGGCGCGCATGGCGACGTCCGCCAGCGCATCGCGCAGATCGTCGCGAATCCGCCTATCACGCAGAGTGGCAATGCCGTTCACATCGGCGAATCCGAAGACCGCGAACGTTACAACAACATCAGCATCGACTACGAGCTCCGCGTCCCCCGCAACTCAGCGCTGAATCTCCGCTCCGGTTCCGGCGACATCGAATCCAACGGCGGCGTCGGCCGCTTCATCGCCGCATCTTCCGGCTCGGGCAACATTCGCGCCCACCAGATTCATGGCGCGGCTCAGCTCGAAGCGGGCTCGGGTGACATCGAACTCGAAGAGACTGCTCCAGGCAATGTGAAGGCGCGCTCCGGCTCCGGGAATATCCGCATTCACGGCTACAGTGGCAGCCTTGACCTTCGCGCTGGTTCCGGCGAAATCGAAGCCGACGGCCACCTCGAAGGCGCGTCCTCAGCGTCTTCGGGCTCCGGCAATATCCGCCTTCACGTCGGTGGCAACGCGCAGTTCCGCCTTGAGGCCGCAACCGGCTCAGGTAGCATCCGTGCCCACATGCCGGGTGTCGATCAGAACGGCGACGACGGCAACCGTCATCACCTCACAGCGACGGTCAACAGCGGCAGCGCCCCGCTTTCCCTCCGCACCGGCTCGGGCGACATCGAAGTCACGCCTTAA
- the lexA gene encoding transcriptional repressor LexA, whose protein sequence is MAITRRQKEVLDFLAGFTTNHGYSPSYEEIAAGLGLNSLATVHKHVTNLQSKGLLQRAHNRSRSIDVIPQRPAKKTVERLPLLGRIAAGKPVEAIESAETISLGDIIGNREVFALEVRGDSMRDEHIVSGDFVLVERTRVAREGEIVVALVDNTDATLKRYYREGNLIRLQPSNTEMAPIYASADSVTIQGKVLGILRKYA, encoded by the coding sequence ATGGCGATCACGCGCAGGCAAAAAGAGGTTCTCGACTTCCTCGCCGGTTTCACGACCAACCACGGCTACTCGCCGTCGTACGAGGAAATTGCTGCGGGACTTGGCCTCAATAGCCTCGCCACCGTCCACAAACACGTCACCAACCTGCAGAGCAAAGGCCTCCTGCAGCGCGCACACAACCGTTCGCGCTCCATCGATGTCATTCCGCAGCGCCCTGCTAAGAAGACCGTGGAACGACTTCCGCTCCTCGGCCGCATTGCCGCAGGCAAGCCTGTCGAAGCCATCGAGAGCGCAGAAACCATCTCTCTCGGTGACATCATCGGCAATCGTGAGGTCTTCGCGCTCGAGGTCCGCGGCGATTCGATGCGCGACGAGCATATCGTCTCGGGCGACTTCGTCCTCGTAGAGCGTACCCGCGTCGCTCGCGAAGGCGAGATCGTCGTCGCCCTCGTCGACAACACCGACGCCACGCTCAAGCGGTACTACCGCGAAGGCAATCTCATTCGCCTGCAACCCTCGAACACCGAGATGGCTCCGATCTACGCTTCTGCCGACAGCGTTACGATTCAGGGCAAGGTCCTCGGCATTCTCCGCAAATACGCCTGA
- a CDS encoding response regulator transcription factor, producing MRVLVVEDDRALGMFLQKGLKIEGHEVAWVGDGDAAIELASTDVPDLIVLDLSLPRRDGMEVLTEVHRRHPETSVLVLTGRSQIDERVRCLDAGADDCLLKPFSFHELTARCRAILRRRARAGDSFVRFGGVEMNRLDRVVTREGEVIELTGKEFALLEFLLLRKGKACARGELLREVWQMPEDSPTNVVDVYINYLRRKLAMPEGSDVQAVSVIETVRGVGYRMGLGESVATKKAPVAARAEHQAGYAWSA from the coding sequence ATGCGAGTGTTGGTGGTTGAGGATGATCGTGCATTGGGGATGTTTCTTCAGAAGGGCCTGAAGATCGAGGGCCATGAAGTGGCCTGGGTGGGCGATGGCGACGCCGCGATCGAGTTGGCGTCGACGGATGTGCCGGACCTGATCGTGCTTGATCTGAGCTTGCCACGGCGCGATGGTATGGAGGTGCTGACGGAGGTGCATCGCCGGCATCCGGAGACCTCGGTGCTGGTGCTGACGGGGCGAAGCCAGATTGATGAGCGCGTGCGTTGTCTTGATGCGGGAGCGGATGACTGCCTGCTGAAACCGTTCAGCTTCCATGAGTTGACGGCACGCTGTCGTGCGATTCTTCGCCGCCGCGCGCGAGCGGGAGACTCGTTTGTGCGTTTCGGTGGCGTGGAGATGAATCGCCTGGACCGCGTGGTGACGCGCGAGGGTGAGGTGATCGAGCTGACGGGCAAGGAGTTTGCGCTGCTTGAGTTTCTGCTGTTGCGTAAAGGTAAGGCGTGTGCGCGCGGTGAGTTGCTGCGCGAGGTGTGGCAGATGCCGGAGGACTCGCCGACGAATGTCGTCGATGTGTACATCAACTACCTGCGTCGCAAGCTCGCTATGCCTGAAGGCTCGGACGTGCAGGCCGTTTCGGTGATTGAGACCGTGCGCGGTGTGGGATATCGCATGGGCCTGGGCGAAAGCGTGGCGACGAAGAAGGCACCTGTAGCGGCAAGGGCTGAACATCAAGCGGGATATGCATGGAGTGCGTGA
- a CDS encoding sigma 54-interacting transcriptional regulator gives MAVWSGSQGKTVVLASADAALRQRLGRSLAAMRWTVCEAAGGAEALAQMDASHAEALVVDHWLPDLEAAEFAGQVSAMYPELDVLRVDGDPVEGATRSPRRHELLHALREAWEDLPLAPVVDVVSQSDGAAWMSAPVTVPAGLNAVLLGEPAIRAMVSSSVVTLEVNAQSETLNPIELPGMVGRSALMHELARQVRLVAPTNATVLIEGETGTGKELVAQAVHTLSKRAGKPFAVLNCAAIPESLLEAELFGHTRGAFTGAVTSRTGRIEAAHGGTLFLDEIGEMPLALQAKMLRFLECGELQRVGENDVVRVDVRVIAATHQMLEKRAAEGSFRLDLYHRLAVFPIDVPALRDRMEELDVLSEFILAKLGESAPKKRLSADAFAVLQQYAWPGNVRELGHALQRATILAGDRPEILPEDIRLSRTRR, from the coding sequence ATGGCGGTGTGGAGCGGATCACAAGGAAAGACGGTGGTGCTGGCGAGCGCGGATGCGGCGTTGCGTCAGCGTTTGGGGCGGAGCCTCGCCGCGATGCGCTGGACGGTGTGCGAGGCCGCTGGCGGTGCCGAGGCGCTGGCGCAGATGGATGCGTCTCATGCGGAGGCGTTGGTGGTGGACCACTGGCTGCCTGACCTTGAAGCTGCTGAGTTTGCCGGGCAGGTTTCAGCGATGTACCCCGAGCTGGATGTGCTGCGTGTAGATGGTGATCCGGTGGAGGGTGCGACTCGATCCCCTCGGCGGCACGAACTACTCCATGCGCTGCGAGAGGCGTGGGAAGATCTTCCGCTTGCGCCTGTGGTGGATGTTGTGAGTCAGAGCGATGGTGCGGCTTGGATGAGCGCGCCGGTCACTGTGCCTGCGGGGCTCAATGCTGTGCTGCTCGGTGAGCCGGCGATTCGTGCGATGGTGTCGTCGAGCGTTGTGACGTTGGAAGTGAATGCGCAGTCGGAGACGTTGAATCCGATTGAGCTGCCAGGCATGGTGGGGCGAAGTGCGCTGATGCATGAGTTGGCGCGTCAGGTGCGGCTTGTCGCTCCGACGAACGCTACCGTGCTGATCGAGGGCGAGACAGGCACAGGTAAAGAGTTGGTCGCGCAGGCGGTGCATACGCTGAGCAAGCGCGCGGGTAAGCCATTCGCGGTGTTGAATTGCGCAGCCATTCCCGAGTCGTTGCTGGAGGCAGAGTTGTTTGGGCACACGCGCGGCGCTTTCACGGGTGCGGTGACTTCGCGCACCGGACGCATCGAAGCGGCGCACGGCGGCACGCTGTTCCTGGACGAGATCGGCGAGATGCCTCTGGCGTTGCAGGCGAAGATGCTGCGCTTTCTGGAGTGCGGTGAGTTGCAGCGCGTGGGTGAGAACGATGTGGTGCGCGTGGATGTTCGAGTGATTGCTGCGACGCATCAGATGCTTGAGAAGCGCGCAGCTGAAGGCTCGTTTCGACTGGATCTTTATCACCGGCTCGCAGTGTTTCCGATTGATGTGCCCGCATTGCGAGACCGGATGGAAGAACTCGATGTGTTGAGCGAATTCATTCTCGCCAAGCTTGGGGAGAGTGCTCCGAAGAAGCGGCTTTCTGCGGACGCCTTCGCGGTGCTGCAGCAATACGCGTGGCCGGGAAATGTGCGTGAGTTGGGACATGCGCTGCAGCGAGCGACGATTCTTGCAGGGGATCGTCCGGAGATTCTGCCGGAGGACATTCGTTTGAGCCGCACTCGGAGATGA
- a CDS encoding flagellar basal body rod protein FlgB, which produces MQIGSILSEAVGRYLDLTTDQMKLTASNLANIDTPGYKTQGIDFASAFSGAIKSLGDDASTVSTPQVSDVQGLVARGDGNNVSMDRESLDLAKEQLQFRTGVEFLKHEYSRTMSAIHADAK; this is translated from the coding sequence ATGCAGATCGGATCGATTCTCAGTGAGGCTGTGGGGCGTTATCTGGACCTGACGACAGACCAGATGAAGTTGACGGCGTCGAACCTGGCGAACATTGATACGCCGGGATATAAGACGCAGGGCATCGACTTTGCGTCAGCGTTTTCGGGCGCGATCAAAAGCCTGGGTGACGATGCTTCGACGGTTTCGACACCGCAGGTGAGTGACGTGCAGGGACTCGTCGCTCGTGGTGATGGCAACAACGTATCGATGGACCGCGAGAGTCTCGATCTGGCAAAGGAACAGCTGCAGTTCCGCACCGGCGTTGAGTTTTTGAAGCATGAGTATTCGCGCACGATGTCTGCGATCCATGCGGATGCGAAGTAG
- the flgC gene encoding flagellar basal body rod protein FlgC, whose protein sequence is MNLFGVMDISGSALKAERMRAEVSAANMANAETTRTADGTPYRRQQVVFESNDLPSFRNVMQGPVNMPTMLSRAGLDDSSAVPGGVAISAVSSDDAAPLMRYEPGHPDADANGYVAYPDINPVTEMVDLMGASRAYGANASALQAEKSMVSASLDILK, encoded by the coding sequence ATGAACCTTTTTGGCGTCATGGACATTAGCGGATCGGCGTTGAAGGCTGAACGCATGCGCGCCGAGGTGAGCGCGGCGAACATGGCGAACGCTGAGACGACTCGTACGGCAGATGGCACGCCCTATCGCCGCCAGCAGGTGGTTTTCGAGAGTAATGATTTGCCGAGCTTTCGCAACGTGATGCAGGGACCGGTGAACATGCCCACGATGCTGTCGCGAGCAGGGTTGGATGACTCGTCTGCTGTTCCGGGTGGGGTGGCGATCAGCGCGGTGAGCAGTGATGATGCTGCTCCGTTGATGCGGTATGAGCCTGGACATCCTGACGCGGATGCGAATGGTTATGTGGCGTATCCGGATATCAATCCGGTGACAGAGATGGTGGACCTGATGGGGGCCTCGCGCGCCTACGGTGCGAACGCTTCTGCGTTGCAGGCGGAGAAGAGCATGGTGAGCGCTTCGCTGGACATCTTGAAGTAG
- the fliE gene encoding flagellar hook-basal body complex protein FliE, with amino-acid sequence MIDGTMSHLLQHAMQSEQVQTAQSAVSPSGATAFAGVMHSMMQESAVLEQKAKDAVMGVMQGNGVELHDAMIATQKADMSFELALQVRNKAVAAYQTMMGMQF; translated from the coding sequence ATGATCGATGGAACGATGTCGCATTTGCTGCAACATGCCATGCAGAGCGAGCAGGTGCAAACCGCGCAGAGCGCTGTTTCTCCGAGTGGGGCAACAGCATTTGCGGGGGTGATGCATTCCATGATGCAGGAGAGCGCGGTGCTGGAGCAGAAGGCGAAGGACGCGGTGATGGGCGTCATGCAGGGAAACGGCGTGGAGCTGCACGACGCGATGATCGCAACGCAGAAGGCGGACATGAGTTTTGAGTTGGCACTGCAGGTGCGCAACAAAGCGGTCGCGGCGTACCAGACGATGATGGGCATGCAGTTTTAG